Below is a window of Agathobacter rectalis ATCC 33656 DNA.
TCGAGTAGGAGGCGGTGACTAACCGCCGTCCTCTCACAGCACCGTACGTACCGTTCGGTATACGGCGCTTTCAATAGTTGACGTGCACAGACTGATAGGCTGTGGCTAAATCGTAAAAGCCACTGTTTATCAGTCTTTCTTTATTCAGCGCCCAAATCACAGCTTTGTTATTGCTGATATACCAATACTTTCTGCGACTGTTTGCTATTGTTGCCGCATAGTGTTCTGGGATTCCCAGCTTGACTAGATTTTTATATTTCGTTCTAGGTTTCTTCCACTGTTTCCATATGCACATGCGTATTCTGTGATAGAGCCATCCGTTGATATCATCTATGTTGTTCTTCATGCTTGCAATTCCGTAGTAGTTAAGCCATCCTCTTGCATATACTTTGATTTTCTCAAGGCTTGGCTTGATTGACTGACATCGCTTACGGGAAGATAACTCCTTCAGTCTGGACTTAAACTTCTTCCATGACTTCGGATGAACTCGGACATATATGCCTTTTCCGTTCCTTCCCAATGCAAAGCCAAGGAATTTAAAATTTCGGATTGCAAACACGCTGACTGTACGGCTCTTTTCCCGGTTGACTGTAAGTTTCAGCCTCTCCTCAAGATATTTTGTACTGCTTTCCAAGAGTCTCTCTGATGCCCGCTTGCTCTTTGCAAGAAGCACGATGTCATCTGCATATCTTATGCATGGAACACCTCTTTTCAGGTATTCCTGGTCGAACTCATTGAGGTAGATGTTTGCCAGCAATGGTGATAGATTTCCACCTTGTGGTGAGCCTTCCTCTGTGTCAATGACCACTCCGTTTTCCATTACACCGCTTTTCAGATAGCGCTTTATCAACTGTACTACACGTTCATCTTTTACATTCTTTCGTAGAAGATTGATGAGAATTTCGTGATTAAGAGTATCGAAGTACTTTGACAAGTCAAGGACTACAGCGAATGTATAGCCTTGTTCTGCATACTCCTTAACCTTAAGTATTGCATCTTTTGCACTTCTGTTCGGACGATAGCCATAGCTACCATCTGCAAACAGCGGTTCATAGATTGGCACTAACTGTTGGGTTATTGCCTGTTGAAGTGTACGGTCTATCACTGTTGGTATGCCAAGCTTTCGCACACCACCATCTGGTTTGGGAATTTCAACTCGTCTTACTGGAGACGGAGTATACTTTCCACGATAAATGCGGTCAGTTATCTCTTGTTGATGTTCCTTTAGATATGGAAGAGCCTCTTCAATGGTCATGCCATCAATTCCCGGCGCTCCCTTGTTTGCCTTAACTCTCTTATACGCTCTGTTAAAGTTGTCTTTATACAGTATCGTTTCCAAAAGTCTCGGCTGTGCACTGTCTCTTTCTTTCCATATCCGATTGAATGACCTAGACGCTTTCACATACCCTTCATGTTCCGCATTATCTCTTTGCGAACAGCCATTGTTTTCAATGTTTTCTGCCATAGACGGTCATTCCTCCTTTCTCGGTCATACTCAAGACTCCTACTGATTCGGTCCTTCACCTCTCGGCTACTATGACCTCTGCTGACTTCTATGCGTTCAGCATTGCTTTATGCAATGGTTACCTCTTTCAAGGCATACCGCACAGACCTCCCTAGGTACCACACGTTTCTTCCTCTCCATCCATCTGCCTCATTTATCATGCATGATTCCGTGTAGTTATTGGGCTTTAACATGGGTTGCTGTCTTACCCACATGCATGACCTCATATGAGATTTCTGTTCGTCAGACCAGAGATTTGCCCGTGAGTTGGTATATTCCTCACATCCAGCTTCCTTCAGATTCCATCTCACGATGGACACCCTTGCCTTCGGCTATATCCTTCCCACTACCTGGCGGATTCGGGACTTTAACCCGTTAGAAACGTGCGCCGCTAGGCGCACAACTCCTAAAAAACAACAGCTCGCGGGAAACCGCGAGCTGTTGTTTTATCATATTCCTGTATAACAGGAAGCTATCTAATGATATTGTAATAAGAACTTAAATCTAACTGAAGAACAGTTTCTTCACATCATCAACCGGCATATCCTGTCCTGTGTAAAGCTTGAATGCGGCGACGCCCTGCCATAAGAGCATTCCCTTTCCGCCTACGCATGTGCAGCCTGCCTCTTTTGCTTCGCGAAGAAGCTTTGTCTCCTCCGGATTGTAAACTGCATCTGCAACTACAAGCCCCGGTCTGAAAGCTGAAAGATCTTTTACCACGCTCTGATCATCCAGAGGCTTCATGCCAACGATTGTTGCATTTGCAAAGATATCGCTTGACTGGATTTCCTCTGTCATCTTGGCTGTATCATCAATATCGTATACATTTACAACACATTCAGGAACTGCTTTTTTGATCTTCTCTGCAGTCTGTAGTGTACGCTCAAAGAAAGCATCATTTTTGTTGAAAATAGTAATCTCACGAGCTCCGTCCAATGCGCACTGCACCTGGATAGCTGTAGCGGCTCCGCCGCCTCCGGCAACTGTGATTTTCTTTCCTTTGATGTCAATTCCGTGATCCTTTAAGTTGTGTACGAATCCCTCACCATCTGTGATGTGTCCTGTAAGCTTGCCGTTGTCATTTACTATAGTGTTTATGGCTCCGATAATCTGGGCTGCCGGTGAAAGCTCGTCCATGTACTTTGCAGCCTCTACCTTATCAGGCATGGTCACATTACATCCACGCATGTTGAAGGTCTTCATTGCTGCAATAGCATCCTTAACCTTGTCTTCTTTTATATCAAATGCAACGTATGCATAGTCCAGACCGAGTTTTTCAAAACTGTAATTGTACATAGCCGGTGAACCCGAATGACCGACAGGTGATCCTATGAGTGCTAATAAGCCTGTGTGACCTGAAATACGCTTTTCCATTGTAAATCCTCCTAAGTGTTTCGTTTTGTATTATGATAACTCTTTTATAAGACATGCGCAAGCACTTTTTTCATTTAAAGGTTTAAAGTGTTAAAGTTTATTTCTAATTGTAATTTTTATAAAATTTTGATATGATTGAATTATCAAAATGTATTTATAAAAGGGGGATTTATGCCAGAATTAAGCAGATTTTATGGTATTATTATTAAAATGTATTTTAATGATACACAACAGCATCACAAGCCACATATTCATGCATTTTATGGTGACTACGAAGCAGTTGTGGCAGTTGACGGAGACCTTCTCGCAGGCTCAATTCCAGCAAAACAATTAAAAATAATAATCGGCTGGTTGGCAATTCATGAAGAGGAAGTATACAAAGCCTGGAATAATGCCGTACGAGGAGAACACTTCGATAAGATTAATCCATTATAAGGAGAATTACAATGTTTGAAGTCAATGGTATAGCTTACGCAAGTGAAAAATCAAATAAGATTTCTATAACAGATGCAAAAGTTACAGATCATTTAATGATGATTGTGACATTTTCAGGCGGTGAAAAAAGAGTGTTTGATGCATCCGTTTTAACAGGTAGTGCATTTAAACCACTTGAAGATGATGCTATATTTTCAAATTTTAAAATTATGCATGGCGTCATTACATGGATGAATGATGAAATAGATTGTGCTCCAGAATATATCTATGAGCATAGCTTCGAATATGAGGATAATACTTCTCCTATTGCCATGTAAGCTTCGATATTTCACATGTCATATGAGGAAAATAGAGTATCGCTACTCTCTTTTCCTCATCTTTATATATTCTCTGAAAACCGGTCTGATTGGATCAGAAATATCCTCCGGAATATCATCCACATCAAAAAACTTAAGCTCCTCGACTTCCTCCTCCTGGCGCTTTATAGTGCCGTGATAT
It encodes the following:
- a CDS encoding DUF4160 domain-containing protein; translation: MPELSRFYGIIIKMYFNDTQQHHKPHIHAFYGDYEAVVAVDGDLLAGSIPAKQLKIIIGWLAIHEEEVYKAWNNAVRGEHFDKINPL
- the aroE gene encoding shikimate dehydrogenase, which gives rise to MEKRISGHTGLLALIGSPVGHSGSPAMYNYSFEKLGLDYAYVAFDIKEDKVKDAIAAMKTFNMRGCNVTMPDKVEAAKYMDELSPAAQIIGAINTIVNDNGKLTGHITDGEGFVHNLKDHGIDIKGKKITVAGGGGAATAIQVQCALDGAREITIFNKNDAFFERTLQTAEKIKKAVPECVVNVYDIDDTAKMTEEIQSSDIFANATIVGMKPLDDQSVVKDLSAFRPGLVVADAVYNPEETKLLREAKEAGCTCVGGKGMLLWQGVAAFKLYTGQDMPVDDVKKLFFS
- the ltrA gene encoding group II intron reverse transcriptase/maturase, encoding MAENIENNGCSQRDNAEHEGYVKASRSFNRIWKERDSAQPRLLETILYKDNFNRAYKRVKANKGAPGIDGMTIEEALPYLKEHQQEITDRIYRGKYTPSPVRRVEIPKPDGGVRKLGIPTVIDRTLQQAITQQLVPIYEPLFADGSYGYRPNRSAKDAILKVKEYAEQGYTFAVVLDLSKYFDTLNHEILINLLRKNVKDERVVQLIKRYLKSGVMENGVVIDTEEGSPQGGNLSPLLANIYLNEFDQEYLKRGVPCIRYADDIVLLAKSKRASERLLESSTKYLEERLKLTVNREKSRTVSVFAIRNFKFLGFALGRNGKGIYVRVHPKSWKKFKSRLKELSSRKRCQSIKPSLEKIKVYARGWLNYYGIASMKNNIDDINGWLYHRIRMCIWKQWKKPRTKYKNLVKLGIPEHYAATIANSRRKYWYISNNKAVIWALNKERLINSGFYDLATAYQSVHVNY
- a CDS encoding DUF2442 domain-containing protein; protein product: MFEVNGIAYASEKSNKISITDAKVTDHLMMIVTFSGGEKRVFDASVLTGSAFKPLEDDAIFSNFKIMHGVITWMNDEIDCAPEYIYEHSFEYEDNTSPIAM